The following coding sequences are from one Pararge aegeria chromosome 13, ilParAegt1.1, whole genome shotgun sequence window:
- the LOC120628757 gene encoding uncharacterized protein LOC120628757 — MEVEPVSFVRDSTRNLLKINRRKHRDEESDLRRSLKEISITSEDIASIANKLKTKPAITAVDLRTLKNGLINDVKHCAVFLNVNGALRGLVRELTGLQVDRQCAAAGCCCNLALGDARVCTAVAKAAGSYLVAALDNLTVELAVTCTWALGNLAGSGNRVCSILAAQGAVSKLSDYHANQDLQVAAIYALLLFAYEMKDELKPEHLQKILQTLSKLELTSDSLHLLFILSCHEHFAESMKEELLEKLLKHLPSAIEIHNRQTKIHYNLIYILRVLANSNTMYGLILNKFVTYNIFDCFKCVLSRNNTVVNDSLFWLFGNLYMGSGDDNLFLKLLT; from the exons atggaagtTGAGCCAGTGAGTTTTGTAAGAGACAGTACTCgtaatctattaaaaataaaccgtCGGAAGCACAGGGATGAAGAAAGTGATCTGAGACGTTCTCTTAAGGAAATAAG CATTACATCAGAAGACATAGCCAGTAtagctaataaattaaaaacaaagccTGCCATCACTGCTGTGGATCTGCGAACATTGAAAAATGGTCTCATTAACGATGTTAAACACTGTGCAGTGTTTCTGAACGTAAATGGAGCTTTGAGGGGCCTTGTTAGAGAATTAACAG GTCTTCAGGTGGATAGGCAATGCGCAGCTGCTGGGTGCTGCTGTAACTTGGCATTGGGGGATGCGAGGGTGTGTACCGCGGTGGCTAAGGCCGCTGGGTCCTACTTGGTGGCAGCTTTGGATAACTTGACTGTTGAATTGGCT GTGACATGTACATGGGCACTGGGCAACTTGGCAGGTTCTGGTAACAGAGTGTGCAGCATCCTCGCAGCTCAAGGCGCTGTGTCCAAGCTGAGCGACTACCACGCCAACCAAGATCTCCAGGTTGCAGCAATATATGCGTTGCTACTGTTTGCGTACGAGATGAAAGATGAACTGAA GCCAGAACATCtacaaaaaatacttcaaaCTCTATCAAAACTGGAACTCACATCAGATTCATTACATCTGCTCTTCATACTATCATGTCACGAACATTTCGCGGAAAGCATGAAAGAAGAATTACTAGAAAAACTCCTAAAACACCTACCTAGTGCCATAGAGATCCataacagacagacaaaaatacattacaatttaatcTATATACTTAGAGTTTTGGCCAACTCAAACACAATGTATGggttaatattaaataagtttgttacttataatatttttgattgtttCAAATGTGTTTTAAGTAGGAATAATACAGTTGTAAATGACTCATTATTTTGGTTGTTTGGGAACCTTTATATGGGCAGTGGTGatgataatttgtttttaaagttgttaacctaa